One window of the Trifolium pratense cultivar HEN17-A07 linkage group LG2, ARS_RC_1.1, whole genome shotgun sequence genome contains the following:
- the LOC123911018 gene encoding cytochrome c-type biogenesis CcmH-like mitochondrial protein, with translation MASKDDDVKETLIVDARAKNDDAVKDTLIVDARARNISHNVRCTECGSQSIEDSQADIAIILRKLIRDEIRKGKSDKEIFKKLEDDYGETVLYAPKFDMQTAALWLSPLLVAGAAAGVWAYGKHKQKTNVHIMALNLIRGVPLTPRERETLLDVLTPPASQGFKSQEVKTSLWWRRLRGQWSR, from the exons ATGGCGAGTAAGGATGATGATGTGAAAGAGACACTGATAGTTGATGCACGGGCAAAAAATGACGACGCTGTGAAAGATACGCTGATAGTTGATGCACGGGCAAGAAACATTAGTCACAATGTGAGATGTACTGAATGTGGGAGTCAATCTATTGAAGATTCTCAAGCAGACATTGCCATTATACTTAGGAAG TTAATTCGTGATGAAATTCGTAAAGGAAAAAGTGACAAGGAGATATTCAAAAAACTTGAAGATGATTATGGAGAGACTGTACTCTATGCACCAAAGTTTGATATGCAGACAGCAGCTCTGTGGTTATCACCG CTCTTGGTCGCTGGTGCAGCTGCTGGAGTATGGGCTTACGGGAAGCATAAACAAAAGACTAATGTTCATATCATGGCTCTGAACCTTATTAGAGGTGTTCCATTGACCCCAAGAGAGAGGGAAACACTGCTTGACGTTCTTACGCCTCCTGCTTCACAGGGATTTAAATCACAGGAAGTTAAGACTTCCCTCTGGTGGAGGAGATTGCGAGGTCAATGGTCTCGTTGA